In one window of Kitasatospora sp. MMS16-BH015 DNA:
- a CDS encoding FG-GAP-like repeat-containing protein, whose translation MKRLVPVVLASLAGLLAPALGSAPASAATTAQPPVLRVLPLGDSITAGYRSSTGNGYRGPLLDRVAQQSRYAVDFVGSLRGGTMADCNHEGHSTYVIDGISSGVDGWIAQARPDVVLLHLGINDLNNGLDTAHAADRAEALVDRIFADKPGVTVIMQGLVPTTPGDPVKAGMRGLIDQYNGALRAWEPGEQQAGKKFRFVDAPELASGEMADGLHPNDLGYARLAQNFYPALDQAVTDGWAVGSPGTPSLCRTRTAAGDFNGDGKVDVVGIDANNNLKLYPGDGAGHVGGGSDMLGSNGLWAGFKAIAAGDFNGDGKPDIVGIDANDSLKLYVGDGAGHVSGGSSMLGGNGLWAGFKAIITGDFNGDNRLDIAGIDANDSLKLYVGDGAGHVSGGSSMLGGNGLWAGFKTITAGDFNGDGRWDVAGIDANNNLKLYVGDGAGHVSGGSDMLGSSGLWTGFHSVMGGDFNGDGKWDVAGIDANSNLNLYPGDGAGHLGAGGQMLPGNSLWAGF comes from the coding sequence ATGAAGCGACTCGTCCCCGTTGTCCTCGCGTCACTGGCCGGCCTGCTGGCTCCGGCCCTCGGCTCGGCACCCGCCTCGGCCGCCACCACCGCTCAGCCACCGGTGCTCAGGGTGCTGCCGTTGGGCGACTCGATCACGGCGGGCTATCGGAGCTCGACCGGGAACGGCTACCGGGGGCCGCTGCTGGACAGGGTGGCGCAGCAGTCCAGGTACGCGGTGGATTTCGTCGGCTCGCTGCGGGGCGGGACGATGGCGGACTGCAACCACGAGGGGCACAGCACCTATGTGATCGACGGCATCAGCAGCGGCGTGGACGGGTGGATCGCTCAGGCCCGGCCGGACGTCGTCCTGCTGCACCTCGGCATCAACGACCTGAACAACGGTCTCGACACGGCGCACGCGGCGGACCGGGCGGAGGCCCTGGTCGACCGGATCTTCGCCGACAAGCCCGGCGTCACCGTCATCATGCAGGGCTTGGTGCCCACCACCCCGGGGGACCCGGTGAAGGCGGGGATGCGCGGTCTGATCGACCAGTACAACGGTGCCCTACGGGCCTGGGAGCCGGGTGAGCAGCAGGCGGGCAAGAAGTTCCGCTTCGTCGACGCCCCGGAGCTGGCCTCGGGGGAGATGGCCGACGGGCTCCACCCCAACGATCTGGGGTACGCGCGGTTGGCGCAGAACTTCTACCCGGCGCTCGACCAGGCGGTCACCGACGGCTGGGCCGTCGGTAGCCCGGGCACCCCGTCGCTGTGCCGCACCCGGACGGCGGCCGGCGACTTCAACGGGGACGGCAAGGTGGACGTGGTCGGCATCGACGCGAACAACAACCTGAAGCTGTACCCGGGGGACGGCGCGGGCCACGTCGGCGGCGGCAGCGACATGCTGGGCAGCAATGGTCTGTGGGCGGGGTTCAAGGCGATCGCCGCCGGTGACTTCAACGGGGACGGCAAGCCGGACATCGTGGGGATCGACGCCAACGACAGTCTGAAGCTGTATGTGGGTGACGGTGCCGGGCACGTGAGCGGTGGGTCGAGCATGCTCGGGGGCAACGGCCTGTGGGCGGGGTTCAAGGCGATCATCACCGGTGACTTCAACGGTGACAACCGGCTGGACATCGCGGGTATCGACGCGAACGACAGTCTGAAGCTGTACGTGGGTGACGGTGCCGGGCACGTGAGCGGTGGGTCGAGCATGCTCGGGGGCAACGGCCTGTGGGCCGGGTTCAAGACGATCACGGCCGGTGACTTCAACGGTGACGGCAGGTGGGACGTGGCGGGGATCGACGCGAACAACAACCTCAAGCTGTACGTCGGTGACGGTGCCGGGCACGTCAGCGGTGGCAGCGACATGCTCGGCAGCAGCGGCCTGTGGACCGGCTTCCACTCGGTGATGGGTGGTGACTTCAACGGTGACGGCAAGTGGGACGTGGCGGGGATCGACGCCAACAGCAATCTGAATCTCTACCCCGGTGACGGGGCCGGCCACCTGGGCGCCGGCGGCCAGATGCTCCCCGGGAACAGCCTCTGGGCCGGGTTCTGA
- a CDS encoding FG-GAP-like repeat-containing protein, with amino-acid sequence MAIAAAILTAGPLLSALVVSPASAASVSTWDKVAQCESTSDWSLNTGNGKYGGLQIISSTWAAFGGTAYAPQANLATKQQQILVAEKILAAQTEQAWPTCGPAAGLGADHADPYPASSTPLPARTAVGDFTGDHKLDVVGIDAYNNLNVYPGDGAGHLGGGTAMLGSNGAWAGFKAIAAGDFNRDGKMDVAGIDANDSLKLYTGDGAGHVSGGTAMLGGNGAWAGFKAITAGDFDGDGIPDIVGIDANNALKFYKGDGAGHVSGGSTMFGSNGSWAGFKTITAGDFNGDNRLDIAGIDANDNLELYVGDGAGHVSGGSDMLGNTGNWVGFRSAMGGDFNGDGKWDIAGIDKYNNMNLYTGDAAGHVGGGAQMIGGSGLWAGF; translated from the coding sequence GTGGCAATCGCCGCCGCGATCCTGACGGCCGGCCCGCTGCTCTCGGCGCTGGTCGTGTCACCCGCCTCCGCCGCGTCCGTCAGCACCTGGGACAAGGTCGCCCAGTGCGAGAGCACCAGCGACTGGTCCCTCAACACCGGGAACGGCAAGTACGGCGGGCTCCAGATCATCAGCAGCACCTGGGCCGCCTTCGGCGGTACGGCCTACGCCCCGCAGGCCAACCTGGCGACCAAGCAGCAGCAGATACTCGTCGCCGAGAAGATCCTGGCCGCCCAGACCGAGCAGGCCTGGCCCACGTGTGGGCCGGCCGCAGGTCTCGGCGCCGACCATGCCGATCCGTACCCCGCGTCGTCCACTCCGTTGCCGGCCCGTACGGCGGTCGGGGATTTCACCGGTGACCACAAGCTCGATGTGGTGGGGATCGATGCGTACAACAACCTGAACGTGTACCCGGGTGACGGTGCGGGGCATCTGGGTGGTGGTACGGCGATGCTGGGCAGCAATGGTGCGTGGGCCGGGTTCAAGGCGATCGCGGCGGGCGATTTCAACCGTGACGGGAAGATGGACGTCGCGGGGATCGATGCGAACGACAGCCTGAAGTTGTACACCGGTGACGGCGCGGGGCACGTTTCCGGTGGGACGGCCATGCTCGGCGGTAATGGTGCGTGGGCCGGGTTCAAGGCCATCACTGCCGGTGATTTCGACGGTGACGGTATTCCGGACATCGTGGGGATCGACGCGAACAATGCGTTGAAGTTCTACAAGGGTGACGGTGCGGGGCACGTCTCCGGTGGGTCGACGATGTTCGGTTCGAACGGTTCCTGGGCCGGGTTCAAGACGATCACGGCCGGCGACTTCAACGGTGACAACCGTTTGGACATCGCGGGGATCGACGCCAACGACAACCTGGAGCTGTACGTCGGTGACGGCGCCGGCCACGTGAGCGGTGGCAGCGACATGCTGGGCAACACCGGCAACTGGGTGGGGTTCCGTTCGGCGATGGGCGGCGACTTCAACGGTGACGGCAAGTGGGACATCGCCGGGATCGACAAGTACAACAACATGAACCTGTACACGGGTGACGCGGCGGGTCATGTGGGTGGTGGCGCGCAGATGATCGGCGGCAGCGGCCTCTGGGCCGGTTTCTAG
- a CDS encoding VCBS repeat-containing protein: protein MPSRTSKLVRIAVAAAIAASGAVATSALTTTAAHAVGTSSVDGPITRSEVLARAQSWVDEQVPYSQSNSNPWVDSNGSYRSDCSGYVSMAWHLSQSLTTQTLRNVSTQLGSFADLKPGDALDRYDGGNYNIHVMIFAGWTDSSQTVAKVYTEPDFNKVAKTDTYAVSTLSSMDYRPFRYDNIVDDIQRPARTAAGDFNGDGKLDVVGIDAYNNLNVYPGDGAGHLGGGTAMLGSNGAWAGFKAIAAGDFNRDGKMDVAGIDANDSLKLYTGDGAGHVSGGTAMLGGNGAWAGFKAITAGDFDGDGIPDIVGIDANNALKFYKGDGVGHVSGGSSMLGGNGLWAGFKAITAGDFNGDNRLDIAGIDANNNLMLYVGDGAGHVSGGSAMYGTGGNWVGFRSVMGGKFDQGGTWDIAGIDKNNNMNLYTGDAAGHVGGGTQMVGGSGLWVGF, encoded by the coding sequence ATGCCTTCTCGCACTTCGAAGTTGGTCCGGATCGCCGTCGCCGCAGCCATCGCCGCCTCCGGAGCCGTGGCCACCTCGGCCTTGACCACGACGGCCGCCCACGCGGTGGGAACCTCGTCCGTGGACGGGCCGATCACCCGGTCCGAGGTCCTCGCCCGGGCCCAGTCCTGGGTCGACGAACAGGTGCCGTACAGCCAGAGCAACAGCAATCCCTGGGTCGACAGCAACGGCAGCTACCGTTCGGACTGCTCGGGGTACGTCTCGATGGCCTGGCACCTGAGCCAGAGCCTCACCACCCAGACGCTCCGGAACGTGTCGACTCAGCTCGGTAGCTTCGCGGACCTCAAGCCCGGTGACGCACTGGATCGGTATGACGGCGGCAACTACAACATCCACGTGATGATTTTCGCGGGGTGGACCGACAGCAGTCAGACCGTGGCCAAGGTCTACACCGAGCCGGACTTCAACAAGGTTGCGAAGACCGACACCTATGCCGTCAGCACGCTGAGCAGTATGGATTACCGACCTTTCCGCTACGACAACATCGTCGACGACATTCAGCGGCCGGCTCGTACGGCGGCTGGTGACTTCAACGGTGACGGCAAGTTGGATGTGGTGGGGATCGATGCGTACAACAACCTGAACGTGTACCCGGGTGACGGTGCGGGGCATCTGGGTGGTGGTACGGCGATGCTGGGCAGCAATGGTGCGTGGGCCGGGTTCAAGGCGATCGCGGCGGGCGATTTCAACCGTGACGGGAAGATGGACGTCGCGGGGATCGATGCGAACGACAGCCTGAAGTTGTACACCGGTGACGGCGCGGGGCACGTTTCCGGTGGGACGGCCATGCTCGGCGGTAATGGTGCGTGGGCCGGGTTCAAGGCCATCACTGCCGGTGATTTCGACGGTGACGGTATTCCGGACATCGTGGGGATCGACGCGAACAATGCGTTGAAGTTCTACAAGGGCGATGGTGTCGGCCATGTCTCGGGTGGGTCGAGCATGCTCGGGGGCAACGGGCTGTGGGCCGGGTTCAAGGCGATCACGGCCGGCGACTTCAACGGTGACAACCGTTTGGACATCGCGGGGATCGACGCGAACAACAATCTGATGCTGTACGTCGGTGACGGCGCCGGTCATGTGTCGGGTGGGTCGGCGATGTACGGCACCGGTGGTAACTGGGTGGGGTTCCGCTCGGTGATGGGCGGCAAGTTCGACCAAGGCGGCACCTGGGACATCGCGGGGATCGACAAGAACAACAACATGAACCTGTACACGGGTGACGCGGCGGGCCACGTGGGTGGCGGTACGCAGATGGTCGGCGGCAGCGGCCTCTGGGTCGGTTTCTGA
- a CDS encoding response regulator transcription factor: protein MTETTGTSAGPERTARVVLVDDHRMFRTGVRAEIGRTEITGIDVVGEADDVESAVQVVAETRPDVVLLDVHLPGGGGVEVLRRSAPLMSDPTGVRFLALSVSDAAEDVIGVIRGGARGYVTKTITGTDLVNAIFRIADGDAVFSPRLAGFVLDAFAATDTPPVDEDLDRLTQREREVLRLIARGYAYKEIAKQLFISVKTVESHVSAVLRKLQLSNRHELTRWATARRLV, encoded by the coding sequence ATGACTGAGACCACGGGGACTTCGGCCGGTCCTGAGCGGACCGCCAGGGTGGTGCTCGTCGACGACCACCGGATGTTCCGCACCGGGGTGCGGGCCGAGATCGGGCGCACCGAGATCACCGGGATCGACGTGGTCGGCGAGGCGGACGACGTGGAGTCGGCCGTGCAGGTCGTCGCCGAGACCCGGCCGGACGTGGTGCTGCTCGACGTCCACCTGCCCGGCGGCGGCGGGGTGGAGGTGCTGCGGCGCTCCGCTCCGCTGATGTCGGACCCGACCGGGGTGCGGTTCCTGGCGCTCTCGGTCTCGGACGCGGCGGAGGACGTGATCGGGGTGATCCGCGGCGGGGCGCGCGGCTACGTCACCAAGACCATCACCGGCACCGACCTGGTCAACGCGATCTTCCGGATCGCCGACGGCGACGCTGTCTTCTCGCCCCGGCTGGCCGGCTTCGTGCTCGACGCCTTCGCGGCCACCGACACCCCGCCGGTGGACGAGGACCTGGACCGCCTCACCCAGCGCGAGCGCGAGGTGCTCCGCCTGATCGCCCGGGGCTATGCCTACAAGGAGATCGCCAAGCAGCTCTTCATCTCGGTCAAGACGGTGGAGAGCCACGTCTCGGCGGTGCTGCGAAAGCTCCAGCTGAGCAACCGTCACGAACTCACCCGCTGGGCCACCGCCCGCCGCCTGGTCTGA
- a CDS encoding PspC domain-containing protein: MAAPGTEPQPPAPDGTSAETGPADRPSLPYRRLYRTPHGRMLGGVAHGLAVHLGLPVLWVRAAFVLLFFAQGIGGLLYAAFWFVVPIGIGEPAVGGGQPWRYVNGRFVQGDVEGPGYGELRKGGRHGLDRLRDLLQRTFHGEGAAAAPEDGAAVESGGRAGGGLGQIAALLLLVIGLMALLSALHIQPAKPYVWPLLTIGVGVALVWRQADDSRWQRWFGLEEGTRRRAAYTRVGAGVLLVVAGIVGFLVLQGTGSTFASVVEAAIAVLAGVLVLVGPYALRLWQDLGTERTARIRAQERAEIAAHVHDSVLHTLTLIQRNADDAKEVLRLARAQERELRLWLYRPEAVAEAAPDTLAERIRSVVAEVEDLHGVPVELVCVGDCPMDERISSQMQAAREAMVNAAKYGGGGAVQVYAEVEGRKVSVFVRDHGPGFDPESVPEDRMGVRESIIGRMRRNGGTARVRPAPDGGTEVELEMERADD; the protein is encoded by the coding sequence GTGGCAGCCCCCGGAACCGAACCCCAGCCCCCCGCACCTGACGGCACGTCGGCCGAGACCGGCCCCGCCGACCGGCCGAGCCTGCCGTACCGCAGGCTCTACCGCACCCCGCACGGGCGGATGCTGGGCGGGGTGGCGCACGGCCTGGCCGTGCACCTCGGCCTGCCGGTGCTCTGGGTGCGGGCCGCCTTCGTGCTGCTCTTCTTCGCCCAGGGGATAGGCGGTCTGCTGTACGCGGCGTTCTGGTTCGTGGTGCCGATCGGCATCGGCGAGCCGGCCGTGGGCGGCGGGCAGCCCTGGCGGTACGTCAACGGCCGGTTCGTGCAGGGTGATGTGGAGGGCCCCGGCTACGGGGAGCTGCGCAAGGGGGGCCGGCACGGCCTGGACCGGCTGCGCGACCTGCTCCAGCGCACCTTCCACGGCGAGGGCGCGGCCGCCGCTCCGGAGGACGGCGCGGCCGTGGAGAGCGGCGGGCGGGCCGGTGGCGGGCTCGGGCAGATCGCGGCGCTGCTGCTGCTGGTGATCGGGCTGATGGCGCTGCTCAGCGCGCTGCACATCCAGCCGGCCAAGCCGTACGTCTGGCCGCTGCTGACCATCGGCGTCGGCGTGGCGCTGGTGTGGCGGCAGGCCGACGACTCGCGCTGGCAGCGCTGGTTCGGCCTGGAGGAGGGCACCAGGCGGCGGGCCGCCTACACCCGGGTCGGCGCGGGCGTGCTGCTGGTGGTGGCCGGGATCGTGGGCTTCCTGGTGCTCCAGGGCACCGGCTCCACCTTCGCCTCCGTGGTGGAGGCGGCGATCGCGGTGCTGGCCGGGGTGCTGGTGCTGGTCGGCCCGTACGCGCTGCGGCTCTGGCAGGACCTCGGCACCGAGCGCACCGCCCGCATCCGGGCCCAGGAGCGGGCCGAGATCGCCGCCCACGTGCACGACTCGGTGCTGCACACCCTCACCCTGATCCAGCGCAACGCCGACGACGCCAAGGAGGTGCTGCGCCTGGCCCGGGCCCAGGAGCGCGAGCTGCGGCTCTGGCTCTACCGCCCCGAGGCCGTGGCCGAGGCCGCCCCGGACACCCTGGCCGAGCGGATCCGCTCGGTGGTAGCCGAGGTCGAGGACCTGCACGGGGTGCCGGTGGAGCTGGTCTGCGTGGGCGACTGTCCGATGGACGAGCGGATCTCCTCGCAGATGCAGGCCGCGAGGGAGGCGATGGTCAACGCGGCCAAGTACGGTGGCGGGGGCGCAGTCCAGGTGTACGCCGAGGTGGAGGGGCGGAAGGTGTCCGTGTTCGTGCGCGACCACGGCCCCGGCTTCGACCCGGAGAGCGTGCCGGAGGACAGGATGGGCGTCCGCGAGTCGATCATCGGCCGGATGAGGCGCAACGGGGGCACCGCGAGGGTGCGGCCGGCGCCGGACGGCGGTACCGAGGTCGAGCTGGAGATGGAGAGGGCAGATGACTGA
- a CDS encoding PspC domain-containing protein, with product MTEDRTTESAEHTARPPLTRSDEHRVVAGVCGGLGRHLDIDPVVFRVVTAVLCLSGGLGLFLYGLGWLIVPREPAEGRAGRTELQRVLTGRVDGQSVGAVLLTVIGTGVFFSSMDDGSQLLPLLLLCGLVFLAVRYDPERHRRRRSGPMAEAWQQHVDWPAWKEQLARDFTPEWEGWKAHMHEQMRAHRQAQQDRPADTPPTGPSGYLWDPRHPERNPYSGQTPPPGAPAQPWWQRTDLPEGDPLRKAPADSTAPLPKAKAKVQRHHSLLGGWGLLLGAGAGTLVWGVTSPHGDAKLSTILAAALLGLAVPLLIGARWGRARSLVLPAVLLTLALAGTAGVRDTTVGQAFGDRSWTPVSSAELRPEYHLGVGDLRLDLAGLAPAGATLSSTVKLGIGDAHLTVPGDVTVHLKVRNPIGDVRLPGDESASGLGNDREYTIQPVGGRPAQGTLDLTVYVGIGNIDLEQAS from the coding sequence ATGACGGAAGACCGGACCACCGAATCGGCGGAGCACACCGCCCGACCGCCCCTCACCCGCAGCGACGAGCACCGGGTGGTGGCCGGTGTCTGCGGCGGCCTCGGGCGGCACCTGGACATCGACCCGGTGGTCTTCCGCGTCGTCACCGCGGTGCTCTGCCTCTCCGGCGGGCTCGGCCTCTTCCTGTACGGCCTGGGCTGGCTGATCGTGCCGCGCGAGCCGGCCGAGGGCCGGGCCGGGCGCACCGAGCTCCAGCGGGTGCTCACCGGGCGGGTGGACGGGCAGTCCGTCGGTGCGGTGCTGCTGACCGTGATCGGCACCGGGGTGTTCTTCTCCTCGATGGACGACGGCAGCCAGCTCCTCCCGCTGCTGCTGCTCTGCGGCCTGGTCTTCCTGGCCGTCCGGTACGACCCCGAGCGCCACCGCCGGCGCCGCAGCGGCCCGATGGCCGAGGCCTGGCAGCAGCACGTGGACTGGCCGGCCTGGAAGGAGCAGCTGGCCCGCGACTTCACGCCCGAATGGGAGGGATGGAAGGCTCACATGCACGAACAGATGCGGGCGCACCGACAGGCCCAGCAGGACCGCCCGGCGGACACCCCGCCCACCGGCCCCTCCGGCTACCTCTGGGACCCGCGCCACCCCGAGCGCAACCCGTACTCCGGCCAGACCCCGCCGCCCGGCGCCCCGGCCCAGCCCTGGTGGCAGCGGACCGACCTCCCCGAGGGCGACCCGCTGCGCAAGGCCCCGGCCGACTCGACGGCGCCGCTGCCCAAGGCCAAGGCGAAGGTGCAGCGCCACCACTCCCTCCTCGGCGGCTGGGGCCTGCTGCTGGGCGCCGGCGCCGGCACGCTGGTCTGGGGGGTGACCTCCCCGCACGGCGACGCCAAGCTCTCCACCATCCTGGCGGCGGCCCTGCTCGGGCTCGCGGTGCCGCTGCTGATCGGCGCCCGCTGGGGCCGGGCCCGGAGCCTGGTCCTGCCCGCCGTGCTGCTCACCCTCGCCCTGGCCGGCACCGCCGGGGTGCGGGACACCACCGTCGGCCAGGCCTTCGGCGACCGCTCCTGGACCCCGGTGAGCTCCGCCGAGCTGCGGCCCGAGTACCACCTGGGCGTGGGCGACCTGCGCCTGGACCTGGCCGGGCTGGCCCCGGCGGGCGCCACCCTGAGCAGCACCGTGAAGCTGGGCATCGGCGACGCCCACCTGACCGTCCCCGGGGACGTGACGGTGCACCTCAAGGTGCGCAACCCGATCGGCGACGTACGGCTGCCGGGCGACGAATCCGCCTCGGGGCTGGGCAACGACCGCGAGTACACCATCCAGCCGGTGGGCGGCCGGCCCGCCCAGGGCACCCTCGACCTCACGGTGTACGTGGGGATCGGCAACATCGATCTGGAGCAGGCGTCATGA
- a CDS encoding ubiquinol-cytochrome c reductase iron-sulfur subunit: protein MDGGIAAVALGGAGLLAGSLTATFGRTKKTTAAGPSPVPAASTGGGAAGGAKVSVAASAVPVGGSAQVKDPASGDAVYIVQPKAGQYCGLSSVCTHSGCAVDAPKDGQLYCPCHGSRFDAATGAVINGPATKPLPRYSVTKNGDKLDLGPLQS from the coding sequence ATGGACGGCGGGATCGCGGCCGTCGCGCTCGGCGGGGCCGGCCTGCTGGCCGGCTCGCTCACGGCCACCTTCGGCCGGACCAAGAAGACCACCGCGGCCGGGCCCTCCCCGGTGCCGGCCGCCTCCACCGGCGGAGGGGCCGCGGGCGGCGCCAAGGTCTCGGTGGCCGCCTCGGCGGTGCCGGTCGGCGGCTCGGCCCAGGTGAAGGACCCGGCCTCCGGGGACGCCGTCTACATCGTGCAGCCCAAGGCCGGTCAGTACTGCGGCCTCTCCTCGGTCTGCACCCACTCCGGCTGCGCCGTGGACGCCCCCAAGGACGGGCAGCTCTACTGCCCCTGCCACGGCTCCCGGTTCGACGCGGCGACCGGCGCCGTGATCAACGGCCCGGCCACCAAGCCGCTGCCCAGGTACAGCGTGACCAAGAACGGCGACAAGCTGGACCTCGGCCCGCTGCAGAGCTGA
- the guaA gene encoding glutamine-hydrolyzing GMP synthase, giving the protein MTSVTPDHPALDTVLVVDFGAQYAQLIARRVREARVYSEIVPSSMPVAEMLAKNPKAIILSGGPSSVYEEGAPRLGRELFEAGVPVFGMCYGFQLMAITLGGTVDNSGAREYGRTPLHVTKNGSTLFEGTPAEQSVWMSHGDACSAAPEGFTVTASTDVVPVAAFENDERKLYGVQYHPEVLHSTHGQQILEHFLYRGAGLAPTWTTTNVVDEQIALIKEQVGDKRAICGLSGGVDSAVAAALVARAIGDQLTCVYVDHGLMRKGETEQVEKDFVAATGVKLKVVDAQERFLTALAGVSDPETKRKIIGREFIRVFEQAQAEIIADEGPAVGFLVQGTLYPDVVESGGGTGTANIKSHHNVGGLPDDIEFELVEPLRKLFKDEVRMVGQELGLPEEIVQRQPFPGPGLGIRIVGEVTKERLDLLREADAIAREELTKAGLDREIWQCPVVLLADVRSVGVQGDGRTYGHPIVLRPVSSEDAMTADWSRLPYEVLAKISTRITNEVKDVNRVVLDCTSKPPGTIEWE; this is encoded by the coding sequence GTGACCTCTGTTACCCCCGACCACCCCGCACTCGACACCGTCCTCGTCGTCGACTTCGGTGCCCAGTACGCCCAGCTCATCGCCCGTCGGGTGCGTGAGGCGCGGGTCTACAGCGAGATCGTGCCCAGCTCCATGCCGGTGGCCGAGATGCTCGCCAAGAACCCCAAGGCGATCATCCTCTCCGGCGGCCCGTCCTCGGTCTACGAGGAGGGCGCCCCGCGCCTCGGCCGCGAGCTGTTCGAGGCCGGCGTCCCGGTCTTCGGCATGTGCTACGGCTTCCAGCTGATGGCCATCACCCTCGGCGGCACCGTGGACAACTCCGGTGCCCGTGAGTACGGCCGCACCCCGCTGCACGTCACCAAGAACGGCTCCACCCTGTTCGAGGGCACCCCCGCCGAGCAGTCGGTCTGGATGTCGCACGGCGACGCCTGCTCCGCCGCCCCCGAGGGCTTCACCGTCACCGCCTCCACCGACGTGGTGCCGGTCGCCGCCTTCGAGAACGACGAGCGCAAGCTGTACGGCGTCCAGTACCACCCCGAGGTGCTGCACTCCACGCACGGCCAGCAGATCCTCGAGCACTTCCTCTACCGCGGCGCGGGCCTGGCCCCGACCTGGACCACCACCAACGTGGTGGACGAGCAGATCGCCCTGATCAAGGAGCAGGTCGGCGACAAGCGCGCCATCTGCGGCCTCTCCGGCGGCGTGGACTCGGCCGTGGCGGCCGCCCTGGTGGCCCGGGCCATCGGCGACCAGCTGACCTGCGTGTACGTGGACCACGGTCTGATGCGCAAGGGCGAGACCGAGCAGGTCGAGAAGGACTTCGTGGCCGCGACCGGCGTCAAGCTCAAGGTCGTGGACGCCCAGGAGCGCTTCCTCACCGCGCTGGCCGGGGTCTCCGACCCCGAGACCAAGCGCAAGATCATCGGCCGTGAGTTCATCCGCGTCTTCGAGCAGGCGCAGGCCGAGATCATCGCGGACGAGGGCCCGGCCGTCGGCTTCCTGGTCCAGGGCACCCTGTACCCGGACGTGGTGGAGTCCGGTGGCGGCACCGGCACCGCCAACATCAAGTCGCACCACAACGTGGGCGGCCTGCCCGACGACATCGAGTTCGAGCTCGTCGAGCCGCTGCGCAAGCTGTTCAAGGACGAGGTCCGGATGGTCGGCCAGGAGCTCGGCCTGCCGGAGGAGATCGTCCAGCGCCAGCCGTTCCCCGGCCCGGGCCTGGGCATCCGGATCGTCGGCGAGGTCACCAAGGAGCGGCTCGACCTGCTCCGCGAGGCCGACGCCATCGCCCGCGAGGAGCTGACCAAGGCCGGCCTGGACCGCGAGATCTGGCAGTGCCCGGTCGTGCTGCTCGCCGACGTCCGCAGCGTCGGCGTCCAGGGCGACGGCCGCACCTACGGCCACCCGATCGTGCTGCGCCCGGTCTCCTCCGAGGACGCCATGACGGCCGACTGGTCGCGCCTGCCCTACGAGGTGCTGGCCAAGATCTCGACCCGGATCACCAACGAGGTCAAGGACGTCAACCGGGTGGTGCTCGACTGCACCTCCAAGCCCCCGGGCACCATCGAGTGGGAGTAG